The following proteins are co-located in the Molothrus ater isolate BHLD 08-10-18 breed brown headed cowbird chromosome 29, BPBGC_Mater_1.1, whole genome shotgun sequence genome:
- the S100A10 gene encoding protein S100-A10 produces the protein MPSQLEHAMETLMFTFHKYAGDKEHLAKEDLRALMDKEFPGFLENQRDPNALDRILRDVEQSRDGRVGFQGFFSLVAGLTIACNDYFVQHMKQRGRR, from the exons atgCCGTCGCAGCTGGAGCACGCCATGGAGACGCTGATGTTCACCTTCCACAAGTACGCGGGGGACAAGGAGCACCTGGCCAAGGAGGACCTCAGGGCCCTCATGGACAAGGAGTTCCCAGGGTTCCTCGAG aaccAGCGGGACCCCAACGCCCTGGACCGGATCCTGCGGGACGTTGAGCAGAGCCGCGATGGCCGCGTTGGCTTCCAGGGCTTCTTCTCGCTGGTGGCCGGGCTCACCATCGCCTGCAACGATTACTTCGTGCAGCACATGAAGCAGCGCGGCCGCCGCTGA
- the LOC118696013 gene encoding acyl-coenzyme A thioesterase THEM4-like yields the protein MLRGARAVARALSPVPCPRRRCHRPCPPLRDLAVPNPGWSERMRRHHREQLERAREEGWARLPSHRRYRPQMLGLPGDGDSDRDTRLFPRAIEGDGDGFEFVMFLNVPKGRLRCLCQLGPFLEGHPGLAHGGAIATLIDTSLGTLALAVAGRVVTANLSIDYLAPVPLLSVLLLEAFLQRQQGRKLFLGCDLWDAEGTTLHAKATGLFIQQDPPKEPPQGGDSGR from the exons ATGCTGCGCGGCGCCCGGGCGGTGGCTCgggccctgtcccctgtgccgTGTCCCCGGCGCCGCTGCCACCGGCCGTGTCCCCCCCTGCGGGACCTGGCTGTCCCCAACCCCGGCTGGAGCGAGCGCATGCGGCGCCACCACCGGGAACAGCTGGAGCGGGCCCGGGAGGAGGGCTGGGCACGGCTGCCATCGCACCGGCGGTACCGCCCCC AGATGCTGGGGCTGCCCGGTGacggtgacagtgacagggacacgcGGCTGTTCCCGAGGGCCATCGAGGGTGACGGGGACGGCTTCGAGTTCGTCATGTTCCTGAATGTCCCCAAGGGCCGCCTGcgctgcctgtgccagctggggcCCTTCCTCGAGGGACACCCGGG gctggcccACGGCGGTGCCATCGCCACCCTCATtgacacctccctggggacGCTGGCGCTGGCGGTGGCCGGGCGGGTGGTGACAGCCAACCTCAGCATCGACTACCTGGC acCTGTCCCCCTGCTCTCGGTGCTCCTGCTCGAGGCGTTCCTGCAGCGCCAACAGGGCCGGAAGCTCTTCCTGGGCTGTGACCTGTGGGACGCTGAGGGGACAACGCTGCACGCCAAGGCCACCG ggctcttCATCCAGCAGGACCCCCCCAAGGAGCCgccacagggaggggacagtggcCGGTGA